One genomic window of Prochlorococcus sp. MIT 0801 includes the following:
- a CDS encoding peptide deformylase produces MAIRNVLRIGHPALRTRAAEIPDDWFGSQRLQQLIDDLFDTKLACSGAGLAAPQIDEPWRIFVVGMGHNPRYPDADPLPERALINPVIKSIGDELSSGWEGCLSVPDLRGEVERWQRIHLKWQDLEGAFHTEELLDFHSRVVQHENDHLDGVLFPDRLTSPLAFGFQDELQAHGRIP; encoded by the coding sequence ATGGCTATTAGGAATGTTCTTCGAATTGGTCATCCTGCATTGCGTACACGCGCGGCGGAGATTCCTGATGATTGGTTCGGCAGTCAACGTCTGCAGCAGCTGATAGACGACCTGTTCGATACAAAATTGGCTTGCTCTGGGGCAGGGCTAGCGGCACCGCAGATCGATGAACCTTGGAGGATTTTTGTTGTCGGTATGGGGCATAACCCCCGATACCCCGATGCTGATCCTTTACCTGAACGTGCGCTGATCAATCCGGTTATCAAATCAATTGGAGATGAATTAAGTTCTGGTTGGGAAGGTTGCCTCAGCGTGCCTGACTTGCGTGGTGAGGTGGAGCGATGGCAACGTATTCACCTGAAATGGCAAGATTTAGAAGGGGCTTTTCATACAGAAGAGTTGCTAGATTTCCATTCACGAGTCGTTCAGCATGAAAACGATCACTTGGATGGTGTGCTTTTCCCTGATCGTCTTACCAGCCCACTAGCTTTTGGATTTCAGGATGAGCTACAGGCTCATGGACGGATTCCTTAG
- a CDS encoding putative quinol monooxygenase produces the protein MSFGAETPFILLARIQVKPDKVQEYLLLAAKTDKAVEDSEPGMIHHTFDQDPEDPLCFVWSEVYKNDEAFLAHLSNPPVGEYLQGHAELGNNFTMEVYGTVGDKCKAAMEATELPLKIFESKLGYSRV, from the coding sequence ATGTCATTCGGAGCTGAGACACCCTTTATTCTTCTTGCTCGTATTCAAGTTAAGCCAGATAAAGTTCAAGAATACTTATTACTTGCAGCTAAAACTGATAAGGCTGTTGAAGATTCAGAACCAGGAATGATTCACCATACTTTTGATCAAGATCCTGAAGATCCTCTTTGTTTTGTTTGGTCCGAAGTTTATAAAAATGACGAGGCTTTCCTTGCTCATCTATCAAATCCACCTGTAGGAGAATATTTACAAGGTCATGCAGAACTTGGCAATAATTTCACTATGGAAGTTTATGGAACAGTTGGAGATAAATGTAAAGCAGCTATGGAAGCAACTGAATTGCCATTAAAAATCTTTGAAAGCAAGCTTGGCTATAGCAGGGTCTAA
- a CDS encoding chlorophyll a/b-binding protein, whose product MNKETNYWKTAEQMNGRLAMMGFFAAVINYGITGWIIPGIV is encoded by the coding sequence ATGAACAAAGAAACTAACTACTGGAAAACAGCCGAGCAAATGAATGGCCGCCTTGCGATGATGGGCTTCTTTGCAGCTGTGATTAACTACGGAATAACAGGCTGGATCATTCCAGGAATAGTTTAA
- a CDS encoding high light inducible protein: MTSSSSSQVITEYGKQNIFGRETKPQLVEDYTSYPEAAEKTNGRWAMIGMVSLLVSYFTTGQIIPGFV, from the coding sequence ATGACAAGTTCATCTTCTTCTCAGGTAATCACTGAGTACGGCAAGCAAAACATCTTTGGCCGTGAAACAAAGCCACAGCTTGTAGAGGACTACACCAGCTATCCAGAAGCAGCAGAAAAGACAAATGGCCGTTGGGCAATGATCGGAATGGTCAGTCTTTTGGTTTCATACTTCACAACAGGTCAAATCATTCCAGGTTTCGTTTAA
- a CDS encoding type 1 glutamine amidotransferase produces the protein MSRLLVLQHLARERPGLFVKVAKERGFTVCTFRLDLGDSLPELMNGDLLLVLGGPMGISDLGTSTYPWLIEEVGLIKEALNQNIGIIGVCLGAQLLAYAAGGDVERLQDEVSNEPLAEIGWDNIFPQSLDNNCNLKTLLGRSFPVLHWHGDRILLPNTAELIASSCRCKEQLFSINSLAYGIQFHVEIDNEMVNTWITEDQKFISSALGTDGQSILKQQQKEFGRKTLDSRLEFLNILFDLLN, from the coding sequence ATGAGTCGTTTACTTGTTCTCCAGCATTTAGCTCGCGAGCGACCTGGACTCTTTGTCAAAGTTGCGAAGGAAAGGGGGTTTACTGTTTGTACTTTTCGTTTGGACCTTGGAGACTCTCTTCCAGAACTTATGAATGGAGATTTGCTTTTGGTTTTGGGTGGACCTATGGGTATAAGTGATTTAGGAACTTCAACTTATCCATGGCTTATAGAAGAAGTTGGTCTAATAAAAGAAGCCTTAAATCAAAATATTGGGATAATAGGTGTATGCTTGGGAGCACAGCTTTTAGCTTATGCAGCTGGTGGTGATGTTGAAAGGCTTCAGGATGAGGTATCTAATGAACCATTAGCTGAAATTGGGTGGGATAATATCTTTCCTCAATCATTAGACAATAACTGCAATCTGAAAACTCTTTTAGGTCGCTCTTTCCCTGTCCTGCATTGGCATGGAGATAGAATCTTATTGCCTAATACTGCAGAGCTGATCGCTAGTAGTTGTAGATGTAAGGAGCAATTATTTAGTATTAATTCATTAGCTTATGGGATTCAATTTCACGTTGAGATAGACAATGAGATGGTTAATACCTGGATTACAGAAGATCAGAAATTTATTTCTTCCGCATTAGGGACTGATGGTCAATCCATTCTTAAACAACAACAAAAAGAATTTGGTCGTAAAACATTAGACTCCAGATTAGAATTTTTAAATATATTGTTTGACCTATTAAACTGA
- a CDS encoding DUF1499 domain-containing protein has protein sequence MLKRVITCFLSILFVVTLTPYKVNAMTNDLPDCVVLTHCVREDFKVSDLENAFKKAYKIVSETPRTKIIEKTDSYIHAEAKTKWRRYTDDLLLKAIPEKGIIQVRSESRVGIGDNGVNKKRVDDFAYRLMTERDNTN, from the coding sequence ATGCTTAAAAGAGTTATCACATGCTTTCTCTCAATTTTGTTTGTTGTTACACTTACTCCCTATAAAGTAAATGCAATGACAAATGATCTTCCTGATTGTGTTGTTCTAACTCACTGCGTGAGAGAAGACTTTAAAGTTAGTGATTTAGAAAATGCTTTTAAAAAAGCCTACAAGATAGTTTCAGAAACACCAAGAACAAAAATAATTGAGAAGACTGATTCATATATTCATGCTGAAGCAAAGACAAAATGGAGAAGATATACCGATGATCTACTCCTCAAAGCAATTCCAGAGAAAGGTATTATTCAAGTCAGATCAGAATCAAGAGTTGGAATTGGAGATAATGGAGTCAACAAGAAGAGAGTTGATGATTTTGCTTATCGTCTAATGACAGAAAGAGATAACACTAACTAA
- the pip gene encoding prolyl aminopeptidase, whose translation MLFPEIETNEQGILNVSPLHSIYWERSGNPNGLSVLIIHGGPGGGSSPSYRRYFDPKKFNIVQFDQRGCGRSTPHSELEENTTHHLIEDIEKLRKLLKIESWHVFGGSWGSTLSLIYAIQHTGKVLSLTLRGIFLCRKNELSWFYQKGASEIFPEEFDLYQSVIPPDERGDLINAFHKRLTSQDRSERAKAAYAWTRWEMSTSFLTPRELSINKSTNDNFSDSFARIECHYFINNIFLEEDYILKNITKLKGIPVSIVQGRYDVVCPMRSAWDLSNSLPMSKLYVIDNAGHSMKEIGISKTLIELTNKLANSFSNL comes from the coding sequence ATGTTATTTCCGGAAATAGAAACTAACGAACAAGGGATATTAAATGTCAGTCCCCTACACTCCATCTACTGGGAAAGAAGTGGTAATCCAAATGGTTTGTCTGTCTTGATTATTCATGGTGGCCCGGGAGGAGGTAGCAGTCCTTCCTATCGAAGATATTTTGATCCAAAAAAATTTAATATTGTTCAATTTGATCAAAGAGGATGTGGTAGATCTACTCCTCATTCTGAGTTAGAAGAAAACACCACTCATCATTTAATTGAAGATATTGAAAAGTTAAGAAAGCTTTTAAAAATTGAATCATGGCATGTCTTTGGGGGCTCATGGGGGTCCACCTTAAGCTTAATTTATGCCATTCAACACACAGGAAAAGTTTTAAGTCTTACTCTTAGGGGTATATTTTTGTGCAGAAAAAACGAATTAAGTTGGTTCTATCAAAAAGGTGCAAGTGAGATTTTCCCTGAAGAATTCGATCTTTATCAATCTGTTATTCCGCCAGATGAGAGAGGGGATTTGATTAATGCTTTCCATAAGAGATTAACAAGTCAAGATAGATCTGAGAGAGCTAAGGCGGCATATGCTTGGACTAGATGGGAAATGTCAACTAGCTTTCTCACGCCAAGAGAACTATCAATTAATAAATCTACTAATGATAATTTCTCCGACTCTTTTGCGCGTATCGAATGTCATTATTTTATTAATAATATTTTTTTAGAGGAGGATTATATTCTAAAAAATATTACTAAGCTAAAAGGTATTCCTGTTTCGATTGTTCAGGGAAGATATGACGTTGTTTGTCCAATGAGAAGTGCATGGGACCTTAGTAATTCATTACCCATGTCGAAACTTTATGTAATCGATAATGCAGGACACTCAATGAAAGAAATTGGAATTTCTAAAACATTAATTGAATTGACGAATAAGTTAGCCAATTCTTTCTCAAATCTCTAA
- a CDS encoding DUF6165 family protein, protein MISKDKDFFNLFIPASVGELIDKITILEIKRDHMTGIKLKNVNRELELLRFILKDKDISIASELVSNLKSVNKKLWDIEDRIRLKEKRQEFDKEFIEIARSVYKENDIRSSIKKDINRKFNSEIIEEKSYKY, encoded by the coding sequence TTGATTTCAAAAGATAAAGATTTTTTTAATTTGTTTATTCCTGCCTCTGTGGGAGAACTAATAGACAAAATAACAATTCTAGAAATTAAAAGAGATCATATGACTGGGATAAAGCTTAAGAATGTAAATAGAGAACTGGAGTTGCTTAGATTTATTCTTAAAGATAAAGATATTTCTATTGCTAGTGAACTAGTTTCTAATCTCAAGAGTGTTAATAAAAAACTTTGGGATATAGAAGATAGAATTAGACTTAAAGAAAAAAGACAAGAATTCGATAAAGAATTTATAGAAATAGCTAGATCTGTTTATAAAGAAAATGATATTAGGTCATCTATAAAAAAAGACATCAATAGAAAGTTTAATTCTGAAATTATTGAGGAAAAATCTTATAAATATTAA
- a CDS encoding tetratricopeptide repeat protein — protein sequence MQIFLVPLCAGKIKENSSFSTSNSNQKIKEQAILFHKKGEIIKAIKYYQYLIDSNFKDPRVFSNYAIILYDIGKLKEAEELVLSAIEIKPDLAEAHNTLGNIFRDQSKLIEAERSFRKAIEIKPSLGGAYSNLGNVLSDLGKLKEAELNTRKAIDLNPNSHTALSNLGSTLIDLGKLNEAEKSLRKAIKIEPRFAEAYFNLSFIELLKGDYKSGQEHYEFRFKKKNPSYLYANPIIKRLDDTNFKKEEKLLVVSEQGLGDTLQYMRYIPYLRKSGFEISFCAQPKLHTLIKASNIDANPLSPEEANKVSEGYWLPLLSIPMYLKVSPKNPIISKPYIYPNDELIEKWRNLINTETKPIIGINWQGNTETEKTYHGRSIPLEFFSSLLNNNDILMLSLQKGFGSEQIKDCSFKDKFVKCQKLIDSTWDFLENAAIISNCDLIITCDTSIAHLAGGMGKKVWLLLRERPFWTWGLRGDRTFWYPSMKLFRQKQMHNWPELMLRVSKELKKEIEERI from the coding sequence AAGATTAAAGAAAATTCTTCTTTTTCTACCAGTAATTCAAATCAAAAAATAAAAGAGCAAGCTATTCTTTTCCATAAAAAAGGGGAAATTATAAAAGCAATTAAGTATTATCAATATCTTATTGATTCAAATTTTAAAGATCCACGTGTATTTTCTAATTATGCAATTATATTGTACGATATTGGTAAATTAAAAGAAGCTGAAGAATTAGTTCTTTCAGCTATTGAAATTAAGCCGGATTTGGCTGAGGCTCATAATACTTTAGGAAATATATTCAGAGATCAATCCAAATTAATTGAAGCTGAAAGATCATTTAGAAAAGCTATTGAAATCAAGCCAAGTCTTGGTGGTGCTTATAGTAATTTAGGCAATGTATTGAGCGATCTGGGGAAACTAAAAGAAGCAGAATTAAATACAAGAAAAGCTATTGATTTAAATCCTAATTCTCATACCGCACTTTCCAATCTGGGAAGTACCTTGATTGATCTTGGCAAATTAAATGAAGCAGAAAAATCTCTTCGAAAAGCTATTAAAATTGAACCTAGGTTTGCAGAAGCTTATTTCAATCTTTCTTTTATTGAACTACTAAAAGGTGATTATAAATCAGGTCAAGAACACTATGAATTTAGATTCAAAAAAAAGAATCCTTCCTATCTATACGCTAATCCGATAATTAAAAGATTAGATGATACAAATTTTAAAAAAGAAGAAAAACTTCTAGTTGTTAGTGAACAAGGTTTAGGAGATACACTTCAATATATGCGATATATTCCCTATCTTAGAAAATCAGGCTTTGAGATTAGTTTTTGTGCTCAACCAAAACTTCATACATTGATTAAAGCATCAAATATTGACGCCAATCCATTATCCCCTGAGGAAGCAAATAAGGTTTCAGAAGGATATTGGCTACCTTTATTATCAATACCAATGTATTTGAAAGTAAGCCCAAAAAATCCAATCATTTCTAAGCCATATATCTATCCTAATGATGAATTAATAGAAAAATGGAGAAATCTAATTAATACAGAAACAAAACCAATAATTGGTATTAACTGGCAAGGCAATACAGAAACAGAAAAAACTTATCATGGACGTTCAATCCCTTTAGAGTTTTTCTCGAGTTTGCTTAATAATAATGATATTTTAATGCTTTCTTTGCAAAAAGGATTTGGATCAGAACAAATAAAAGATTGTTCCTTTAAAGATAAGTTTGTAAAGTGTCAAAAATTAATCGACTCAACTTGGGATTTCCTCGAAAATGCTGCAATTATTTCTAATTGTGATTTAATAATTACATGTGACACTTCAATTGCTCATTTGGCTGGAGGGATGGGTAAGAAAGTATGGCTTCTTCTCAGAGAGCGACCTTTTTGGACTTGGGGGTTACGTGGAGATAGAACTTTCTGGTATCCTTCCATGAAATTGTTTCGACAAAAACAAATGCATAATTGGCCTGAATTAATGTTGAGAGTTTCAAAAGAGTTGAAGAAAGAAATTGAGGAAAGAATTTGA